A single genomic interval of Nitrospirota bacterium harbors:
- a CDS encoding methyltransferase domain-containing protein: protein MDLQKVERVYTAYANIYDHVFGKVFHEGRESAIRNLNVQPNERILEVGVGTGLALPMYPRHCQIVGIDLSEGMLEKAKERASAHGLSHVRLYRMDAGAMEFPDDSFDTVVAAYVVTAVPDYRSVVSEMIRVCRPGGRIVMLNHFSNGNKLIAAVEKVISPLTKHLGWRTDLSLNTVLEGTTLQVARKEKVNPLRFWHLVECVNNKNERAGYSNGLAHTNGSKNGGGSFQS from the coding sequence ATGGACCTTCAGAAAGTCGAGCGTGTCTATACGGCTTACGCCAATATCTATGACCACGTGTTCGGCAAGGTATTTCACGAGGGACGGGAATCCGCGATCCGTAACCTGAACGTGCAGCCCAATGAGCGAATCCTGGAGGTCGGGGTGGGCACCGGGCTGGCGCTCCCGATGTACCCCCGCCACTGCCAGATCGTGGGCATCGATCTCTCGGAAGGCATGTTGGAGAAAGCGAAAGAACGGGCCTCGGCCCACGGATTGAGCCATGTGCGGCTCTATCGGATGGACGCCGGCGCGATGGAATTCCCGGACGACAGTTTCGATACGGTGGTCGCCGCGTACGTGGTGACCGCCGTGCCGGATTATCGCAGTGTCGTCAGCGAAATGATCCGCGTCTGCCGACCAGGCGGACGGATCGTGATGCTGAATCACTTCAGCAACGGCAACAAGCTCATTGCCGCGGTCGAGAAGGTCATTTCCCCGCTGACCAAGCACCTCGGTTGGCGCACGGACCTGTCGCTCAACACCGTGTTGGAAGGGACCACGTTGCAGGTCGCGAGGAAAGAAAAAGTCAACCCGCTGCGCTTCTGGCATCTTGTAGAGTGCGTGAACAACAAAAACGAGCGGGCGGGTTACTCGAACGGCTTAGCCCACACGAATGGGTCTAAGAACGGCGGCGGTTCCTTTCAAAGCTGA
- a CDS encoding adenylosuccinate synthetase: MPLTVVVGGQYGSEGKGKVTSYLALRDNVDIVVRCGGPNSGHTVEVGEQRYELRLLPCGFINPNTRLLLAAGSLINAEILLTEIKAAGVDLRRVGVDRNAGIISGDYGDEEARLLLRDRLGSTLSGTGIAVAYRVLRRVDFKLAKDIPELQPFLTDVSAEVNAVLDKGGKVLIEGTQGFGLSVYHSPHYPYATSRDTTASGFLSEVGVSPRLVTDIVMAVRTYPIRVAGNSGHLENEITWEEVRRRSGYPTDVREFTTTTKKLRRVGLFNLELVQRAAMVNRPTQIALHGADYLSYSNKSVRSIGELGKRSMDFIEGIVQSLCIPVTLIGTGPANEELIDCTVGFRNV, from the coding sequence ATGCCCCTCACCGTTGTAGTCGGTGGACAATACGGCTCCGAGGGCAAAGGCAAAGTTACTTCCTACCTGGCTCTCCGGGATAACGTCGACATTGTCGTTCGCTGCGGAGGACCGAACTCAGGCCACACGGTCGAAGTCGGCGAGCAGCGTTACGAACTGCGTCTGCTTCCATGTGGCTTCATTAATCCCAATACGCGGCTGCTGCTTGCCGCTGGCTCGTTGATCAACGCGGAGATTCTCTTAACCGAGATCAAGGCTGCCGGCGTCGATCTTCGAAGGGTTGGCGTAGACCGAAATGCGGGAATCATTTCTGGCGATTACGGAGATGAAGAAGCCAGGCTTCTTCTGCGAGATCGTCTTGGTTCCACCCTGTCAGGAACAGGGATCGCGGTCGCCTATCGTGTGTTGCGAAGAGTGGATTTCAAATTGGCGAAAGACATCCCGGAGTTGCAGCCTTTTCTTACAGATGTGTCTGCAGAGGTAAACGCAGTGCTGGATAAAGGCGGCAAGGTCCTCATTGAGGGGACGCAAGGCTTCGGCTTATCCGTCTACCATTCGCCGCACTATCCCTATGCGACAAGTCGTGACACGACGGCCAGCGGGTTTCTAAGTGAAGTAGGGGTCAGCCCGCGGTTGGTGACCGACATCGTTATGGCAGTCCGGACTTATCCGATCCGTGTAGCAGGGAATTCTGGTCACCTTGAAAATGAAATCACGTGGGAGGAAGTCCGCCGGCGAAGTGGATATCCAACTGATGTTCGCGAATTCACGACGACCACCAAGAAACTGAGAAGGGTCGGTCTATTCAATCTGGAGTTAGTACAGCGAGCTGCGATGGTGAACAGGCCGACTCAGATCGCCCTCCATGGAGCGGACTATCTTTCATATTCGAACAAGTCAGTTCGCTCGATCGGTGAGCTTGGGAAAAGGTCCATGGACTTCATTGAAGGAATTGTGCAGAGTCTCTGCATTCCAGTGACTCTCATTGGAACAGGGCCTGCGAACGAAGAACTCATCGACTGCACGGTTGGATTTAGAAACGTTTAA
- a CDS encoding PilZ domain-containing protein, with protein MYPFRCQVCTNRFVALRRGIKDATQSFDRREYKRLPTHFPAVFAANQLSLDEVVTDLSMGGCSVRTTQPLARGTFVELLLKPSTREPGIKVETAIVCCVRPSAVGVKFLEVEPQEKARLSRVVHSLLLSQTAAP; from the coding sequence GTGTATCCGTTCCGTTGCCAGGTCTGCACCAACCGGTTCGTCGCTCTGCGGCGCGGGATCAAAGATGCGACCCAGTCATTCGACCGCCGGGAGTACAAACGGCTGCCCACACATTTCCCCGCCGTCTTCGCCGCGAACCAGCTCTCTCTCGACGAGGTCGTGACCGATCTCTCGATGGGAGGATGTTCCGTGAGAACCACTCAGCCTCTGGCTCGCGGGACGTTCGTGGAGCTCCTGCTGAAGCCGTCCACTCGCGAGCCGGGGATCAAGGTCGAGACGGCGATCGTCTGCTGCGTGCGCCCGTCCGCCGTCGGCGTGAAATTCCTCGAAGTCGAGCCTCAAGAGAAAGCCCGTCTCAGTCGGGTGGTCCACAGCCTGCTCCTCAGCCAGACCGCCGCTCCTTAA
- a CDS encoding histidine phosphatase family protein, protein MPIILLVRHGETDWNRSGQIMGDQPVPLNQHGEAQAHLLAACLKGRGVQTVYSSPVTRAVQTAEILASVLGARVTVLPGLSEIGVGEWAGKFWKDLADEPVKQNYYSKPHEARPPGGETLAEVQARAVAAVEEACRNGTCEPFLFVSHADVIRSVLAHYLRLDFVGLRQARIDHASLTALRLAEGTAELLCLNYTPSVAGLSL, encoded by the coding sequence ATGCCGATCATCCTGCTTGTCCGTCACGGCGAAACGGACTGGAACCGCAGCGGGCAAATCATGGGCGATCAGCCTGTTCCGCTGAACCAGCATGGCGAGGCTCAGGCGCATCTGCTTGCTGCCTGCTTGAAGGGCCGTGGAGTCCAGACCGTTTATTCGAGCCCTGTCACGCGGGCGGTTCAGACTGCGGAGATTCTGGCATCGGTCTTAGGGGCGCGCGTCACCGTGCTGCCCGGTCTATCGGAAATCGGGGTCGGCGAGTGGGCGGGAAAATTCTGGAAAGACCTGGCCGACGAGCCGGTGAAACAAAACTATTACTCCAAACCGCACGAAGCCAGACCGCCGGGCGGGGAAACGCTGGCCGAGGTCCAAGCCCGCGCCGTGGCGGCCGTCGAGGAGGCCTGCCGCAACGGAACCTGCGAACCGTTCTTGTTCGTGTCACACGCCGACGTCATCCGCTCGGTTCTGGCGCACTACCTGCGGCTGGACTTCGTCGGCCTGCGCCAGGCGCGGATCGACCATGCCTCGCTGACGGCGCTGCGTCTCGCGGAAGGGACGGCCGAGTTGCTCTGTCTGAACTATACGCCCTCGGTCGCCGGCCTGAGTCTGTAA
- a CDS encoding LL-diaminopimelate aminotransferase: protein MSCFPIEYATRIKTLPPYLFAAIDKMKQDAIARGVDIINLGVGDPDLPTPAPIIERLKQAAADPKNHQYPSYEGLLSFRRAVADWYKRRFNVTLDPASEVLTLIGSKEGIGHVPLAFVDPGDVVLVPSPGYPVYPVGTSFAGGVSHIMPLTKQNGFLPDLNAIPKDVAKKAKLMFLNSPNNPTSVVADKDYFRRVVEFARANHIIVCHDAAYSEIFYDGRRPASFLEVEGAKDVGIEFHSLSKTYNMTGWRIGFAVGNRQVLNGLLKIKSNLDSGCFQAIQEAGITALELEDSVTDGLRKIYQERRDVLVPGLQKLGLEVETPPAAFYVWIAVPKGYTSASFTAHLLEKAGLVTTPGNGFGAPGEGYIRMTLCTTKERLAEAVERIRKEGF, encoded by the coding sequence ATGTCCTGTTTCCCGATCGAATACGCAACCCGCATCAAGACCCTGCCCCCGTATCTGTTTGCCGCCATCGACAAGATGAAGCAGGACGCGATCGCACGGGGGGTGGACATCATCAACCTGGGGGTAGGAGATCCCGATCTTCCGACGCCGGCGCCGATCATCGAGCGCCTCAAACAGGCGGCGGCCGACCCGAAGAACCATCAATATCCGTCGTACGAAGGGCTGCTGTCATTCCGTCGGGCCGTGGCCGACTGGTACAAGCGCCGGTTCAACGTCACGCTGGACCCGGCGTCGGAAGTCCTCACCCTGATCGGTTCTAAAGAAGGCATCGGTCACGTGCCGCTGGCGTTCGTCGATCCCGGCGACGTGGTGCTGGTACCGAGCCCCGGCTATCCGGTCTATCCGGTCGGGACCAGCTTCGCGGGCGGCGTTTCCCACATCATGCCGTTGACCAAGCAGAACGGGTTTCTCCCGGATTTGAACGCGATTCCGAAGGACGTGGCGAAGAAAGCCAAGCTGATGTTCCTCAACTCGCCCAACAATCCGACTTCGGTCGTCGCCGACAAAGACTATTTCCGACGGGTCGTGGAGTTCGCCCGAGCGAACCACATCATCGTGTGCCACGACGCGGCCTATTCGGAGATCTTTTACGATGGGCGGCGGCCGGCCAGTTTCCTGGAAGTGGAGGGCGCAAAAGACGTCGGCATCGAATTCCATTCGCTTTCCAAGACCTACAACATGACCGGCTGGCGCATCGGCTTCGCGGTCGGCAACCGGCAGGTGCTGAACGGCCTACTCAAGATCAAGAGCAACCTGGATTCGGGGTGCTTCCAGGCCATCCAGGAAGCCGGCATCACGGCGTTGGAGCTGGAGGATTCCGTCACCGACGGCTTGCGCAAGATCTATCAAGAACGGCGCGACGTGCTGGTGCCGGGACTCCAAAAGCTCGGACTGGAGGTCGAAACCCCTCCAGCGGCCTTCTATGTCTGGATCGCCGTGCCGAAAGGCTACACCTCGGCCTCCTTCACTGCGCACCTGTTGGAGAAGGCGGGGCTCGTCACCACGCCGGGCAACGGCTTCGGCGCGCCGGGCGAAGGCTATATTCGCATGACCCTCTGCACGACCAAGGAGCGGCTGGCGGAAGCAGTGGAACGCATCCGGAAGGAGGGATTTTAA
- the folK gene encoding 2-amino-4-hydroxy-6-hydroxymethyldihydropteridine diphosphokinase, producing the protein MVTVFIGFGSNVGDRLDYCDRAVTLLGLLPHSRVIGVSSLYETEPVTDCTDPGAGWFLNGVVRMETDVTARSLLEVCREIESSLGRDQEHRGGPRTLDLDILFYGAHIIQEPDLVIPHPRVHLRRFALVPLAELDPDWAHPVLNRTVKALLDGLSDRAIVRLLDPQPRSRYGSRPTCHSRASEREPIS; encoded by the coding sequence ATGGTCACTGTATTCATCGGCTTCGGCTCCAACGTGGGCGATCGGCTCGATTACTGTGATCGGGCGGTGACGTTGCTGGGCCTGCTTCCCCATTCGCGGGTCATCGGCGTGTCGTCGCTCTATGAGACCGAGCCGGTCACGGACTGCACCGATCCCGGCGCCGGCTGGTTCCTGAACGGCGTCGTCCGGATGGAGACCGACGTGACGGCGCGGAGCCTGCTGGAGGTTTGTCGGGAAATTGAATCTTCACTGGGCCGCGACCAGGAACACCGAGGCGGACCACGGACGCTCGATCTCGACATCCTGTTTTACGGCGCGCATATCATCCAGGAGCCGGATTTGGTCATTCCCCACCCCCGCGTGCATCTTCGGCGATTTGCGCTTGTGCCGCTCGCCGAACTGGATCCGGACTGGGCGCATCCTGTCTTGAACCGCACCGTCAAGGCCTTGCTAGACGGTCTGAGCGACCGGGCGATCGTCCGCCTGCTGGACCCGCAGCCCCGCTCTCGCTACGGCTCACGTCCCACCTGTCACTCGCGCGCGTCCGAGCGAGAGCCGATCTCATGA
- a CDS encoding type 1 glutamine amidotransferase has translation MPRDGVPKDPGDLLIVMGGPMSVSDPDPWIAEETAFIHAAMQAGQPVLGICLGSQFMAKALGAQVRPGRALEIGMTSIRLTDDGKKDPVFGRFPDTFEVFEWHGEVFDLPAGCVALAGSAAAPVQAFRYGDRAYGLLFHLEMERNGIDALSRECPQDVARAGLQPAALLAQALPHLPRLHARAGALIDHLLALPR, from the coding sequence GTGCCTCGCGACGGCGTGCCCAAAGACCCCGGCGATCTGCTGATCGTCATGGGCGGGCCGATGTCGGTCAGTGACCCGGACCCCTGGATTGCGGAGGAGACGGCCTTCATTCATGCCGCGATGCAGGCCGGCCAACCGGTCCTCGGCATCTGTCTCGGGAGCCAGTTCATGGCCAAGGCGCTCGGGGCGCAGGTGCGTCCCGGCCGCGCGTTGGAGATCGGCATGACGTCGATCCGGCTCACGGACGACGGTAAGAAAGACCCGGTCTTCGGCCGGTTCCCGGACACGTTCGAAGTCTTTGAGTGGCACGGTGAAGTCTTCGACCTGCCGGCCGGCTGCGTGGCGCTCGCCGGGTCGGCCGCCGCGCCTGTGCAAGCGTTCCGCTATGGCGATCGCGCCTACGGGCTGTTGTTCCATCTGGAGATGGAGCGGAACGGGATCGACGCGCTCTCCCGCGAATGCCCGCAGGATGTCGCGCGGGCGGGGCTCCAGCCGGCCGCGCTTCTCGCGCAGGCGTTGCCGCACCTGCCGCGCCTGCATGCCCGGGCCGGCGCACTCATCGACCATCTGCTCGCTCTCCCACGTTGA
- the panC gene encoding pantoate--beta-alanine ligase, translating to MNIITTPRAMGMWSCRLHREGVTIGLVPTMGALHEGHRALIRKARLSCDALVVSLFVNPRQFGPAEDLARYPRPFAQDRALCAQEGVDVLFAPSRAAMYPPGFQTAVTVHDLARRWEGAARPLHFQGVATVVTKLLCLVRPHLVVFGQKDYQQAVLVQRLVEDLNLGVSVVIHPTVREADGLALSSRNVYLTTAQRRAAPVLYRALQAGRAAIRSGIRSGVQISRTMHDTVAAEPLAQIDYLVMCDARTLEPLRRAAGTVALLGAIRIGKVRLIDNLLVTVPARKSRGGRTVLKERRSG from the coding sequence ATGAACATCATCACAACTCCTCGGGCGATGGGGATGTGGAGCTGCCGGCTCCACCGCGAAGGCGTGACGATCGGCCTCGTGCCGACCATGGGCGCGTTGCATGAAGGGCATCGCGCGCTGATCCGAAAGGCCCGCCTGTCCTGCGACGCGCTCGTTGTGAGTCTCTTCGTCAACCCGCGGCAATTCGGCCCGGCTGAAGACCTGGCCCGCTACCCGAGGCCATTCGCGCAGGACCGGGCCCTGTGCGCGCAGGAAGGGGTCGATGTGCTTTTCGCCCCGAGCCGAGCAGCCATGTATCCGCCCGGGTTTCAGACCGCCGTCACGGTCCACGATCTTGCGCGGCGGTGGGAAGGGGCTGCGCGCCCGCTCCACTTTCAAGGCGTCGCGACCGTCGTGACGAAACTGCTCTGCCTCGTGCGACCGCACCTGGTGGTCTTCGGGCAGAAGGACTACCAGCAGGCGGTGCTTGTGCAACGTCTGGTTGAGGACCTGAATCTCGGCGTCAGCGTCGTCATTCACCCCACCGTGCGCGAAGCCGACGGCCTCGCGCTCAGTTCCCGCAACGTGTACCTGACGACGGCACAGCGCCGCGCCGCGCCCGTCCTCTATCGGGCCCTTCAAGCGGGGCGGGCCGCCATTCGATCCGGCATCCGGTCCGGAGTTCAGATCAGCCGAACCATGCACGACACCGTGGCCGCCGAACCGCTGGCCCAGATCGACTACCTCGTCATGTGCGACGCCCGGACGCTCGAACCGCTGCGGCGCGCAGCGGGGACGGTCGCACTGCTGGGCGCGATCAGGATCGGCAAAGTCCGCCTGATCGACAATCTGCTCGTGACCGTTCCGGCGAGAAAAAGTAGGGGCGGGCGAACGGTTCTTAAGGAGCGGCGGTCTGGCTGA
- a CDS encoding ribonuclease H-like domain-containing protein, whose product MDIETTGLSHYYDDITLVGLYDGERVTTLISGHNLHQLNDLLPQYQIVITFNGTLFDIPFLKTKFPALQLPPIHLDLRYLLKRLGYSGGLKQIERRLGLKRSKEAESVDGLMATVLWARYLRGDLSALERLVKYNTADVTSLWSLVRFSCQRLASRLLNGTGFPRQEPRLRRPKPVPVRVSMNGPGVKLTVGGHRLVLKSRPGERPTVTLSNLLARMPGTLRMPKVVGIDLRASEERPTGWALLKGEWAETRLIKTDKDLVKETVEEAPDIISIDSPLGIPLGRCCTEESCPCRAEGILRECERTLWRRGVRVYPCLLPSMRKLTERGVRLAREFRKRGYTVIESYPGAAQDIMRIPRKRSSLEDLARGLEAFGIRGAFLSQSRSHDELDAITSAVVGYFFLTGDYEALGDSREECLIVPKLDNLVTAITSR is encoded by the coding sequence TTGGACATCGAGACAACAGGGCTCTCCCATTACTACGACGACATCACGCTCGTGGGCCTCTATGACGGGGAACGGGTGACAACGCTCATCTCCGGGCATAATCTTCATCAACTTAACGACCTGCTCCCGCAATACCAGATTGTCATCACCTTCAACGGCACGCTGTTCGACATTCCGTTCCTGAAAACCAAGTTTCCCGCCCTGCAATTGCCGCCGATCCATCTCGATCTACGTTACCTGCTGAAAAGGCTTGGATACTCAGGAGGACTGAAACAGATTGAGCGGCGCCTCGGACTGAAGAGAAGCAAGGAAGCCGAATCGGTCGATGGACTGATGGCCACGGTCCTGTGGGCACGCTACCTCCGCGGCGATCTCAGCGCCCTTGAGCGGCTCGTGAAATACAACACGGCGGATGTAACGAGCCTATGGAGCCTCGTTCGGTTTAGCTGCCAGCGGCTCGCAAGCCGACTCCTCAACGGAACCGGATTCCCCCGGCAAGAACCTCGTCTTAGACGCCCCAAGCCCGTGCCTGTCCGAGTGTCGATGAATGGGCCAGGCGTCAAGCTGACCGTGGGCGGTCACAGGCTTGTGTTGAAATCGCGGCCGGGTGAGCGGCCTACAGTCACGCTCAGCAACCTCTTGGCGAGAATGCCCGGCACACTCAGAATGCCGAAGGTTGTGGGAATCGATCTTCGGGCCTCAGAGGAGCGGCCGACAGGCTGGGCTTTGCTCAAGGGTGAGTGGGCCGAGACGCGGTTGATCAAAACGGATAAGGACCTCGTCAAAGAAACAGTCGAGGAGGCTCCCGACATCATCTCGATCGATTCGCCCCTAGGCATTCCCCTTGGGCGATGCTGTACCGAGGAGTCTTGTCCATGCCGGGCCGAAGGCATCTTGCGCGAATGCGAGCGAACCCTGTGGAGGCGTGGGGTGAGGGTCTACCCCTGCCTATTGCCAAGCATGCGGAAACTGACAGAGCGTGGCGTGCGCCTCGCTAGAGAGTTTCGCAAGCGTGGATACACCGTGATCGAGAGCTACCCAGGCGCCGCCCAGGACATTATGCGAATCCCTCGTAAGCGATCCAGCCTGGAAGACCTCGCCAGAGGCCTGGAGGCATTTGGCATTCGTGGCGCGTTTCTCTCGCAATCCCGTAGCCATGATGAGTTAGATGCCATCACGTCGGCGGTGGTCGGATATTTCTTTCTTACAGGAGACTACGAAGCCCTGGGGGATAGTCGCGAAGAATGCTTGATCGTGCCAAAGCTAGACAATCTGGTAACAGCCATCACATCTCGATAG